From Macadamia integrifolia cultivar HAES 741 unplaced genomic scaffold, SCU_Mint_v3 scaffold2335, whole genome shotgun sequence, the proteins below share one genomic window:
- the LOC122066310 gene encoding cytochrome c oxidase subunit 6b-2-like, with protein sequence MAEIELRTAPADIRFPTTNQTRHCFTRYIEFHRCLTTKGEETADCEKFARYYRSLCPGEWVERWDEQRAQGTFPGPL encoded by the exons ATTGAATTAAGAACAGCACCAGCTGATATTCGTTTCCCTACCACAAATCAAACTAGGCATTGTTTCACTCGCTACATTGAGTTTCACAG GTGTCTGACTACAAAAGGCGAGGAAACTGCTGATTGTGAAAAGTTCGCTAGATACTATCGTTCCCTCTGCCCTGGTGAATGG GTTGAGAGATGGGATGAACAGAGGGCTCAGGGAACTTTCCCTGGTCCCCTGTGA